One stretch of Ornithinimicrobium ciconiae DNA includes these proteins:
- a CDS encoding SulP family inorganic anion transporter: MFESPPTAPSPEPSRATVVPEAGQRETSTRAAFRNPRRLRTEVLAGLVVALALIPEAISFSIIAGVDPRVGLFSSFIMAVTIAVVGGRPAMISAATGAVALVIAPVAREHGMDYFLATVILAGVLQIVLAALGVAKLMRFIPRMVMVGFVNALAILIFLAQLPHLLGVPSLVYPMVALGLLIMVGLPRLTTVVPAPLVAIVVITGVAWAAGWQLPDVADQGELPTSLPELIVPDVPLTLETLQIIGPYALAMALVGLLESLMTAKLVDGITDTHSDKTRESWGQGVANMLSGVFGGMGGCAMIGQTMINVKVSGARTRISTFLAGVFLLALVLGAGPAVGMIPMAALVAVMVMVSVATFDWHSIHPGTLRRMPHSENIVMLLTVIVTVVTQNLAYGVIVGVNAAIILFARRVAHFASVDQVIETDLDGDGQPESRTYAVTGELFFATSNDLVYQFDYAGDPDHVVIDLSGSHIWDASTVAALDAVQTKYHRLGKTVAIVGLNRSSDARHRLLTGRLGDGH; this comes from the coding sequence ATGTTCGAATCACCTCCGACAGCTCCGTCACCGGAGCCGTCGCGCGCCACGGTCGTGCCCGAGGCCGGTCAGCGCGAGACCTCCACCCGGGCCGCCTTCCGCAACCCGCGACGACTGCGCACCGAGGTCCTGGCTGGTCTGGTCGTCGCGCTCGCCCTGATCCCCGAGGCCATCTCGTTCTCGATCATCGCCGGCGTTGATCCCAGGGTTGGGCTGTTCTCCAGTTTCATCATGGCGGTCACGATCGCCGTGGTCGGTGGACGCCCCGCGATGATCTCGGCAGCCACGGGAGCTGTCGCGCTGGTCATCGCCCCAGTGGCTCGAGAGCACGGGATGGACTACTTCCTGGCCACCGTCATCCTTGCCGGAGTCCTGCAGATCGTGCTGGCAGCACTCGGGGTGGCCAAGCTGATGCGCTTCATCCCGCGGATGGTCATGGTCGGCTTCGTCAATGCCCTGGCCATCCTGATCTTCCTGGCCCAGTTGCCACACCTGCTGGGTGTTCCGTCACTGGTCTACCCGATGGTCGCTCTCGGGCTGCTGATCATGGTCGGGCTGCCGCGCCTGACCACGGTCGTCCCCGCCCCGCTGGTCGCGATCGTGGTGATCACCGGGGTGGCGTGGGCCGCCGGGTGGCAACTGCCAGACGTCGCCGATCAGGGCGAGCTGCCCACCTCGCTGCCCGAACTCATCGTTCCGGACGTGCCGCTGACCTTAGAGACGCTGCAGATCATCGGCCCCTATGCCCTGGCGATGGCGCTGGTGGGGCTGCTGGAGTCGTTGATGACGGCCAAGCTGGTCGACGGCATCACCGACACCCACTCGGACAAGACCCGCGAGAGCTGGGGGCAGGGCGTGGCCAACATGCTGTCCGGCGTCTTCGGCGGCATGGGCGGCTGCGCGATGATCGGCCAGACGATGATCAACGTCAAGGTCTCCGGCGCACGAACTCGGATCTCGACCTTCCTAGCCGGTGTCTTCCTGCTCGCCCTGGTCCTGGGGGCCGGACCCGCCGTGGGGATGATCCCGATGGCAGCGCTGGTCGCCGTGATGGTCATGGTCTCGGTCGCGACCTTCGACTGGCACAGCATCCACCCGGGGACCCTGCGCCGGATGCCGCACAGCGAAAACATCGTCATGCTGCTCACCGTCATCGTGACCGTGGTGACGCAGAACCTGGCCTACGGCGTCATCGTCGGCGTCAACGCCGCGATCATCCTCTTCGCCCGACGGGTGGCGCACTTCGCCTCCGTCGACCAGGTCATCGAGACCGACCTGGACGGCGACGGACAGCCAGAGAGCCGCACCTATGCGGTGACCGGTGAGCTCTTCTTCGCCACCAGCAATGACCTCGTCTACCAGTTCGACTACGCGGGCGACCCGGACCACGTGGTGATCGATCTGAGTGGCAGCCACATCTGGGACGCCTCCACCGTGGCCGCGCTCGATGCTGTGCAGACCAAGTACCACCGCCTCGGCAAGACGGTCGCGATCGTCGGTCTCAATCGCTCCTCCGACGCACGTCACCGTCTCCTGACCGGCAGGCTGGGCGACGGGCACTAG
- the fabG gene encoding 3-oxoacyl-ACP reductase FabG: MTDQPTAPARTAIVTGGARGIGAAIATRLAADGLAVAVLDLDEQGCASVVAEITSAGGRALAVGVDVSDEAGVETAVERVAAEMGAPTVLVNNAGIIRDNMLFKMTTSDWDAVMNVHLRGAFLMSRACQKHMVEATWGRIVNMSSVSAQGNRGQANYAAAKAGLQGFTKTLSIELGKFGVTANVIAPGYIETEMTRATAERIGVSFEEFAAGMAKGIPVGRIGQPEDIASATSYLVSEGAGFVSGQVLYVAGGPMD, encoded by the coding sequence ATGACAGATCAGCCGACCGCACCCGCCCGCACCGCCATCGTGACGGGAGGTGCTCGTGGAATCGGGGCCGCGATCGCCACCCGCCTCGCCGCTGATGGGCTGGCCGTGGCAGTCCTCGACCTTGACGAGCAAGGCTGTGCCTCGGTCGTTGCCGAGATCACATCGGCCGGGGGTCGGGCTCTGGCTGTCGGGGTAGATGTCTCCGACGAGGCCGGTGTCGAGACGGCCGTCGAGCGGGTGGCCGCCGAGATGGGTGCCCCGACGGTCCTGGTCAACAACGCCGGGATCATCCGCGACAACATGCTGTTCAAGATGACGACGTCCGACTGGGACGCCGTCATGAACGTCCACCTGCGCGGCGCCTTCCTGATGTCGCGGGCCTGCCAGAAGCACATGGTTGAGGCTACGTGGGGCCGGATCGTCAACATGTCGTCCGTGTCGGCGCAGGGCAACCGGGGACAGGCCAACTACGCGGCGGCCAAGGCCGGGCTGCAGGGGTTCACCAAGACCCTGTCGATCGAGCTGGGCAAGTTCGGGGTGACGGCGAATGTCATCGCACCGGGCTACATCGAGACCGAGATGACGCGAGCGACCGCCGAGCGCATCGGCGTCTCGTTCGAGGAGTTCGCGGCCGGGATGGCCAAGGGCATCCCGGTGGGCCGGATCGGTCAACCCGAGGACATCGCCTCGGCCACGTCCTATCTGGTTAGCGAGGGTGCAGGCTTCGTCTCGGGACAGGTGTTGTATGTCGCCGGCGGGCCGATGGACTGA
- a CDS encoding serine/threonine-protein kinase encodes MTELTVRDLLASGQPLHRADVLTVAEVLAHQLADEHSRGRWHGDVGPHTVLLALADPAAAGVQDARLTAPDPAHRPRDWPRAPEGRTPSAAGDIFALGQLLLSLDAATHPSPQETDGLPFVGRLIDPDPARRPTAQDLLTAFDEDVILAPTAHQDNVAAADDVQPHTPVGRPPSDPVSPPRPAPAEATAGSTGPLALAALAVFALLLGGGLWWSGQDEPVPPARAISGEAQPAGLVGGDHGSTTADQGDAGTDWATQSPSTGGDGDGPIDGGNSGTGSTGGDDAQGTRTRPEVTFPPGSDPGPGAPSMEASQAPVAEGDTEFDQAWCRSHGEFVVRVQTVNYRATICRDGDSVNYYGVNLIDGLTIRTPATEHSTGWTGHGEDNVTYEVSRDVFEVRRGDTVLASEEVNSLTDQAQNGDHRPWDLHLTDPISFPACDGGAIVVVDTFYNLQGVNQQVRESVEAHPGANYLNTDASCDSLQHPTDQRGNQFLIYYWAGHDEAEICDLVESTGTHGLWLRDDVDPLDPVDCG; translated from the coding sequence GTGACCGAACTGACCGTCAGGGACCTGCTGGCTTCCGGCCAGCCCCTGCACCGTGCCGATGTGCTCACGGTGGCCGAGGTGCTGGCGCACCAACTTGCTGACGAGCACTCCCGCGGTCGTTGGCACGGTGACGTCGGGCCGCACACCGTGCTGCTCGCCCTCGCCGACCCAGCGGCAGCGGGAGTGCAGGACGCCCGGCTGACAGCTCCTGACCCGGCGCATCGTCCGAGGGACTGGCCCAGGGCACCGGAGGGCCGCACGCCCAGCGCCGCCGGGGACATCTTCGCGCTGGGCCAGCTGTTGCTGAGTCTGGACGCCGCAACGCATCCGTCCCCGCAGGAGACCGACGGGCTCCCGTTCGTCGGGCGGCTGATCGACCCTGATCCGGCGCGGCGACCCACGGCACAGGATCTGCTCACGGCCTTCGACGAGGACGTGATCCTGGCACCTACCGCGCACCAGGACAACGTCGCAGCCGCCGATGATGTCCAACCCCACACCCCCGTGGGTCGCCCACCCAGTGACCCGGTCAGCCCGCCACGCCCTGCTCCCGCCGAGGCCACGGCGGGGAGCACCGGGCCCCTGGCGCTCGCCGCGCTAGCAGTCTTCGCCCTGTTGCTGGGTGGTGGCCTGTGGTGGAGCGGCCAGGACGAGCCGGTGCCGCCGGCACGGGCGATCAGCGGCGAGGCCCAGCCGGCCGGGCTCGTCGGCGGCGATCACGGCTCGACCACGGCCGACCAAGGGGATGCAGGCACCGACTGGGCCACACAGTCACCGTCCACCGGTGGGGACGGCGACGGGCCCATCGACGGTGGGAACAGCGGGACGGGCAGCACGGGAGGCGACGACGCACAGGGAACGCGGACGCGACCGGAGGTGACCTTCCCGCCCGGGAGCGATCCTGGTCCGGGGGCACCCAGCATGGAGGCCAGCCAGGCCCCCGTGGCCGAGGGCGACACCGAGTTTGATCAGGCCTGGTGCCGGTCCCACGGCGAGTTCGTCGTCCGGGTCCAGACGGTCAACTACCGGGCCACCATCTGCCGCGACGGCGACAGCGTGAACTATTACGGTGTCAACCTCATCGACGGACTCACGATTCGGACCCCCGCCACCGAGCACAGCACCGGATGGACGGGTCACGGTGAGGACAACGTCACCTACGAGGTGTCCAGGGACGTGTTTGAGGTGCGTCGGGGCGACACTGTGCTGGCTTCCGAAGAGGTCAACAGCCTCACCGATCAGGCACAGAACGGTGATCACCGCCCCTGGGACCTGCACCTCACCGACCCGATCTCTTTTCCCGCCTGCGACGGTGGTGCCATCGTGGTGGTCGACACCTTCTACAACCTTCAGGGGGTGAACCAGCAGGTCCGGGAGTCGGTGGAGGCACATCCAGGCGCGAACTATCTGAACACCGACGCCTCGTGCGACAGCCTGCAGCACCCCACCGACCAGCGCGGGAACCAGTTCCTGATCTACTACTGGGCTGGGCACGACGAGGCCGAGATCTGCGATCTGGTCGAGTCAACCGGGACCCACGGGCTCTGGCTGCGCGACGACGTCGACCCGCTCGATCCGGTCGACTGCGGGTGA
- a CDS encoding endonuclease/exonuclease/phosphatase family protein, with product MDVRFSTFNASLNRNAEGELLADLSTPDNVQARVIAEIIQRTNPDLLLVNEFDYVEGGAAAELFRDNYLAVGQHGAAPVDYPYYFVAPSNTGIPSGHDLTNGVVGGRDDAFGFGLFPGQYGMVVYSRYPIDTDAVRTFQHFLWKDMPGNLIPAQFYSPEAQAVLRLSSKSHWDVPVQVGKNTTVHFLVSHPTPPTFDGPEDRNGRRNHDEIRFWADYLSPGTASSYIYDDAGERGGLAPGSRFVIAGDQNADPRDGGSWAGAINQLLEHPTVNASNPPTSKGAVEASELQGGSNREHPGDPRFDTADFAEPPGNLRVDYVLPSTCLRILCSAVFWPESSDPLSALTGIYPFPSSDHRLVWVDVQLPHKP from the coding sequence ATGGACGTGCGCTTCTCGACGTTCAACGCCTCCCTCAACCGGAACGCCGAGGGCGAGCTCCTCGCGGACCTGTCGACGCCGGACAACGTCCAGGCCAGGGTGATCGCCGAGATCATCCAGCGCACCAACCCCGACCTGCTGCTGGTCAACGAGTTCGACTATGTCGAGGGCGGGGCAGCGGCCGAGCTGTTCCGGGACAACTACCTGGCCGTCGGGCAGCACGGCGCCGCGCCGGTGGACTACCCCTACTATTTCGTGGCGCCGTCCAACACCGGCATCCCCTCCGGGCACGACCTCACCAACGGTGTGGTCGGTGGACGTGACGACGCCTTCGGGTTCGGGCTGTTCCCGGGCCAGTACGGCATGGTCGTCTACTCCAGATACCCGATCGACACCGACGCCGTCCGCACCTTCCAGCACTTCCTCTGGAAGGACATGCCGGGCAACCTGATCCCGGCGCAGTTCTACTCACCCGAGGCGCAGGCCGTCCTGCGCCTGTCGAGCAAGTCGCACTGGGACGTGCCGGTCCAGGTCGGTAAGAACACCACTGTGCACTTCCTGGTCAGCCACCCGACGCCACCCACCTTTGACGGGCCGGAGGACCGCAACGGCCGCCGCAACCACGACGAGATCCGGTTCTGGGCGGACTACCTCAGCCCGGGCACGGCCTCGTCCTACATCTATGACGACGCGGGCGAGCGCGGTGGCCTCGCGCCGGGCTCGCGCTTCGTCATTGCCGGCGACCAGAACGCTGACCCGCGCGACGGTGGCTCCTGGGCAGGTGCGATCAACCAGCTGCTCGAGCACCCCACGGTGAACGCCAGCAACCCGCCCACGAGCAAGGGTGCCGTCGAGGCGAGCGAGTTGCAGGGCGGCAGCAACCGAGAGCACCCGGGTGATCCCAGGTTCGACACCGCCGACTTCGCCGAGCCGCCGGGCAACCTCCGCGTCGACTACGTCCTGCCCAGCACGTGCCTGCGGATCCTGTGCTCCGCGGTGTTCTGGCCCGAGTCCAGCGACCCGCTGTCGGCCCTGACCGGGATCTACCCGTTCCCCTCCAGCGACCACCGGCTCGTGTGGGTGGACGTTCAGCTGCCACACAAGCCCTGA
- a CDS encoding cell wall-binding repeat-containing protein, whose protein sequence is MRPALAASLALAMTVTLLPSAALATPDDEADPQTEQVSEAIPDEHLDLEHGLITSDPEDVALTEPTVVTDLTALPAAEPQAEVYPMPASGYYEVTGGGWGHRIGMSQYGAHGAGIAGLSHSQILAFYYPGTALETWASGMIRIGITIDNDGVTRVDHRSGLVVSHGTGGTTYALPSREQWRVRATSTSPSSCVLEGRSAGAWSAYKPSGLPSGCPITFASPSEGTVDLYLPNGSRRIYRGQITAHHRGTTSNLATVNRLSMQHYLRSVVSIEMSPFFHTQALRAQSVAARTYAQRGVNGTSYYDTCDTTSCQAYRGRGARTSSGGVTSYEYPENTAAVNATDGQVLTYPFPGGKGLATTMYAASTGGHTIPGGAGHPYLTAQPDPYDNTPLNTRNRWTARLTETSLEARYGIHDVTRVQVLSRDGHGLWGGRILSAKVEGYTAGGQYTYANASGTGLYLARPWPAWNTGLSSDYFTFGDPGDDPAPPPSGEVTRISGVDRYDTARKVSEQWSPGVSVVYLVNGAQFPDALAASARAGIYDAPVLLVKQDHLPQATRDALTRLKPGRLVVVGGTGAVSTTIENQLRAYTTGTTQRVAGDNRYETAANLASYYGAGQPRVFLASGEDFPDALAAAALAGSQHTPLLLTQGDWLSSATRTQLDRLNPTEIVVLGGTSSVSSAVASRAATYATTGSYRRLSGVDRYETAAEVAQEFPGGVSSTVVASGQQFSDALVGGALAGRRGVPVVLTRPDRIPSGTVEALNHLGPATIGVLGGTDSVSNTTLAALAAYLN, encoded by the coding sequence GTGCGACCAGCCCTCGCCGCCTCTCTCGCCCTCGCCATGACGGTCACGCTGCTGCCCAGCGCGGCGCTGGCGACCCCCGACGACGAGGCCGACCCGCAGACGGAGCAGGTCAGCGAGGCGATCCCCGACGAGCACCTGGACCTCGAGCACGGCCTGATCACCAGCGACCCCGAGGACGTCGCGCTGACCGAGCCGACCGTCGTCACCGACCTCACCGCGCTGCCGGCAGCAGAGCCGCAGGCCGAGGTCTACCCGATGCCCGCCAGCGGCTACTACGAGGTGACCGGAGGCGGCTGGGGGCACCGGATCGGGATGTCCCAGTACGGCGCTCACGGCGCCGGGATCGCCGGCCTGAGCCACTCGCAGATCCTCGCCTTCTACTATCCGGGGACCGCCCTGGAGACCTGGGCCAGCGGGATGATCCGGATCGGCATCACCATCGACAATGACGGGGTCACCCGGGTCGACCACCGTTCCGGGCTGGTCGTCTCCCACGGGACCGGCGGGACGACCTATGCGCTGCCGAGCCGAGAGCAGTGGCGCGTGCGGGCGACCAGCACCAGCCCGAGCAGCTGCGTCCTAGAGGGTCGCAGCGCCGGTGCCTGGTCGGCATACAAGCCCTCGGGGCTGCCGAGCGGATGTCCGATCACCTTTGCCTCGCCCAGTGAGGGCACGGTCGACCTCTATCTGCCCAACGGGTCGCGGCGCATCTATCGCGGACAGATCACCGCGCACCACCGCGGCACCACCAGCAACCTGGCCACCGTCAACCGGCTGTCGATGCAGCACTATCTGCGCTCGGTGGTCTCCATCGAGATGTCGCCCTTCTTCCACACCCAGGCGCTGCGTGCCCAGTCCGTCGCGGCCCGGACCTATGCCCAGCGCGGAGTCAACGGGACCAGCTACTACGACACCTGCGACACCACGTCCTGCCAGGCCTATCGCGGGCGGGGCGCGCGCACCAGCAGCGGCGGAGTAACCAGCTATGAGTACCCCGAGAACACGGCGGCAGTGAACGCCACCGACGGGCAGGTGCTCACCTATCCCTTCCCCGGCGGCAAGGGCCTGGCCACCACGATGTATGCCGCCTCCACCGGTGGGCACACCATCCCCGGGGGAGCGGGCCACCCCTACCTGACAGCGCAGCCGGACCCCTACGACAACACCCCGCTGAACACCCGGAACCGGTGGACCGCGCGGCTGACCGAGACCTCGCTGGAGGCGCGCTACGGCATCCACGACGTGACCCGGGTGCAGGTGCTGTCCCGAGACGGTCACGGACTGTGGGGAGGTCGCATCCTCTCGGCGAAGGTGGAGGGCTACACCGCCGGCGGGCAGTACACCTATGCCAACGCCTCCGGCACCGGCCTGTATCTCGCGCGGCCCTGGCCGGCGTGGAACACCGGTCTGTCCTCGGACTACTTCACCTTCGGTGACCCCGGCGACGATCCCGCGCCGCCGCCCTCCGGCGAGGTCACCCGGATCTCCGGCGTGGACCGCTATGACACCGCCCGCAAGGTCTCCGAGCAGTGGTCGCCCGGCGTGAGCGTGGTCTATCTGGTCAACGGAGCCCAGTTCCCGGACGCGCTCGCAGCCTCGGCCCGGGCCGGCATCTACGACGCACCGGTCCTGCTCGTGAAGCAGGACCACCTCCCGCAGGCGACCCGTGATGCGCTGACCCGGCTCAAGCCGGGACGCCTGGTCGTGGTGGGCGGCACCGGAGCGGTGAGCACGACGATCGAGAACCAGCTCCGGGCCTACACGACCGGGACGACGCAGCGCGTGGCCGGTGACAACCGCTACGAGACGGCTGCCAACCTGGCCTCCTACTACGGCGCGGGCCAGCCGCGGGTCTTCCTGGCCAGCGGCGAGGACTTCCCCGACGCCCTGGCAGCGGCAGCGCTCGCCGGCAGCCAGCACACGCCGCTGCTGCTGACGCAGGGCGACTGGCTCAGCTCGGCGACCCGCACCCAGCTGGACCGGTTGAACCCCACCGAGATTGTCGTGCTGGGCGGGACCTCGTCGGTCTCCTCGGCCGTGGCCTCCAGGGCGGCGACCTACGCGACCACCGGCTCCTACCGGCGGCTGTCCGGCGTCGACCGCTATGAGACGGCGGCCGAGGTGGCGCAGGAGTTCCCCGGCGGGGTCAGCTCCACCGTCGTTGCCTCGGGTCAGCAGTTCTCCGACGCCCTGGTCGGTGGCGCTCTGG